In a single window of the Cydia amplana chromosome 4, ilCydAmpl1.1, whole genome shotgun sequence genome:
- the LOC134663268 gene encoding casein kinase II subunit alpha, translating to MSFLVSLLKTYAISGKTIVDKTLGWQRYSTMAVPSRARVYADVNSQKPREYWDYESYVVDWGNQDDYQLVRKLGRGKYSEVFEAINITNDEKCVVKILKPVKKKKIKREIKILENLRGGTNIITLQAVVKDPVSRTPALIFEHVNNTDFKQLYQTLSDYDIRYYLYELLKALDYCHSMGIMHRDVKPHNVMIDHDNRKLRLIDWGLAEFYHPGQEYNVRVASRYFKGPELLVDYQMYDYSLDMWSLGCMLASMIFRKEPFFHGHDNYDQLVRIAKVLGTEELFEYLDKYHIELDPRFNDILGRHSRKRWERFVHSENQHLVSPEALDFLDRLLRYDHYERYTAREAMDHPYFYPIVKEQGRLKVESNSPTPNALQGPINTAA from the exons ATGTCGTTTTTAG TATCATTACTCAAGACATATGCAATTTCCGGAAAGACTATCGTCGACAAAACCTTAGGTTGGCAGAGGTATAGTACGATGGCAGTACCTAGTAGAGCGCGGGTATACGCCGATGTCAACTCACAGAAGCCGAGAGAGTACTGGGACTATGAGAGCTACGTAGTTGATTGGGGCAATCAGGACGACTACCAGCTGGTTCGCAAACTCGGCCGCGGAAAATACAGTGAAGTATTCGAGGCAATAAATATCACAAATGACGAGAAGTGTGTAGTAAAAATATTGAAG ccTGTTAAAAAGAAGAAGATAAAAAGGgaaattaaaatattagaaaatttAAGAGGAGGCACAAATATTATAACTTTACAAGCGGTTGTCAAAGATCCTGTGTCTCGAACTCCAGCACTTATTTTTGAACATGTGAACAACACTGATTTTAAACAGTTGTATCAAACATTGTCAGATTATGATATAAG atattatttgtatgaacttCTGAAGGCATTAGATTACTGCCACAGTATGGGCATCATGCACAGAGATGTTAAACCTCACAATGTGATGATTGACCACGACAACAGAAAGTTGCGTCTTATTGACTGGGGTTTAGCAGAGTTCTACCACCCGGGGCAAGAGTACAATGTTCGTGTGGCGTCTAGATACTTCAAG GGTCCTGAGCTCTTGGTGGATTATCAAATGTATGACTACTCATTGGATATGTGGTCACTGGGCTGCATGTTGGCATCCATGATCTTCCGCAAGGAACCATTCTTTCATGGTCATGATAACTACGATCAGCTTGTTCGGATTGCAAAGGTGCTGGGCACTGAAGAGCTTTTTGAATATTTGGACAAATATCATATAGAACTGGATCCACGGTTTAATGATATACTTGGCAG GCATTCCCGTAAGCGGTGGGAACGATTTGTCCACTCTGAAAACCAGCATCTGGTTTCTCCTGAAGCTTTAGACTTCCTTGATCGTCTTCTGCGTTATGATCATTATGAACGCTACACTGCGCGAGAGGCAATGGACCACCCATACTTCT ATCCAATTGTAAAGGAGCAGGGCCGGCTGAAAGTTGAATCTAACTCTCCGACTCCCAATGCATTGCAAGGACCAATAAATACTGCAGCATAA